One window of Trichoderma breve strain T069 chromosome 3, whole genome shotgun sequence genomic DNA carries:
- a CDS encoding short chain dehydrogenase domain-containing protein, with protein sequence MATKRTVLISGCSDGSLGSELARAFHRSGWRVFASARNLAKLKMAQDAGIEIVQLDTTSDESIAACVAQVSELTGGSLDVLINNAGAGYSMPVMDLDIAQTRQLFELNVFSLITVTRAFFPLLVKSSTGGLVVNNTSCMALPHASMPFSGAYNASKAAAANFSEVLRLELAPFGVKVTNLVTGAVKSTFHANAPHISLPPTSIYNVAKEAVEKWMSGEEATATGADPIKWAEDVVKELSKTNPPLWVWKGKHATAARIGSFLPVGALDGIYKTRTGLDEVSRKLEEQGELGSMNKTA encoded by the coding sequence ATGGCCACCAAGCGAACCGTGCTTATATCCGGATGTTCAGACGGGAGCTTGGGTTCGGAACTCGCCCGCGCCTTTCACAGAAGTGGATGGAGAGTCTTTGCCTCAGCCCGTAACTTGGCCAAGCTAAAGATGGCTCAAGATGCGGGTATTGAGATTGTACAGCTTGACACAACTTCGGATGAGTCTATAGCAGCCTGTGTGGCTCAAGTCTCAGAGCTTACCGGTGGCTCTTTGGACGtcctcatcaacaatgctGGCGCCGGATATTCGATGCCAGTTATGGACCTTGATATTGCTCAGACTCGACAATTATTTGAGCTTAacgtcttctctctcatcacTGTTACGCGTGCTTTCTTCCCACTCCTCGTCAAGTCATCTACCGGCGGCTTGGTAGTTAACAACACTTCATGCATGGCACTGCCTCACGCATCCATGCCATTCTCGGGAGCCTACAATGCCTCCAAAGCTGCCGCAGCCAACTTTAGTGAAGTCCTACGACTGGAACTCGCCCCTTTCGGCGTCAAGGTAACTAATCTGGTGACGGGCGCTGTTAAATCGACTTTCCACGCCAATGCACCTCATATCTCGCTGCCACCCACATCAATCTATAACGTTGCCAAAGAGGCGGTTGAGAAGTGGATGTCGGGAGAGGAAGCAACAGCTACAGGTGCAGATCCGATAAAATGGGCAGAGGATGTCGTCAAAGAGCTCAGCAAAACCAATCCGCCTCTTTGGGTCTGGAAAGGCAAGCATGCTACGGCGGCGCGGATTGGTTCATTCTTACCGGTTGGTGCTTTGGATGGTATTTACAAGACCAGGACGGGCTTGGATGAGGTATCACGCAAGCTTGAAGAGCAGGGTGAATTGGGCAGTATGAACAAGACTGCGTAA
- a CDS encoding lytic transglycosylase domain-containing protein has product MVSLTTILLPLLPLLPLLTSALPTSSSSSISLAPRQNFGDITFYNTGLGACGSVNNDQELVAAVSAALFDSQSVCGRTISVNFNGATVNVQVVDRCAGCAFGDVDLSPSAFSALTGSLDAGRVQGSWDFI; this is encoded by the coding sequence ATGGTCTCCCTCACaaccatcctcctccccctcctccccctcctccccctcctcacCTCCGCCCTCCCaacctcatcctcatcctcaatcTCCCTCGCCCCCCGCCAAAACTTCGGCGACATCACCTTCTACAACACCGGCCTCGGCGCCTGCGGCTCCGTCAACAACGACCAAGAGctcgtcgccgccgtctccGCCGCCCTCTTCGACTCCCAGAGCGTCTGCGGCCGCACCATCAGCGTAAACTTCAACGGCGCCACCGTCAACGTCCAGGTCGTCGACCGCTGCGCCGGCTGTGCTTTCGGCGACGTCGACTTGTCACCCAGCGCGTTCTCCGCCCTCACGGGCAGTCTCGATGCTGGTCGTGTTCAGGGCTCTTGGGATTTTATTTAA
- a CDS encoding glucosidase II beta subunit-like protein domain-containing protein: MRRLQLSLLAALPLCRAKSRAFSIHEDLLAYPQFEVVFSDHFISEQDAQSLLEYNIEHPTYSAEFSQPTISDASGNQGHQDGRYRGGLPLTYEVMNMPPHRYLCAIPIIEPPSPENQTATELAKAEEERELDRAAISGWNLLSQLEDTCLYFMSGWWSYRFCNNREIVQFHALPSTPMGKPPQRDPHAAQYILGQASLPDGSDLDAESSSGETKSPAELQVKGDQRYLVQKLEGGTICDLTGRPRTIEVQYHCVPGMQNDKIGWIKEVTICAYVMVVNTPRLCGDVAFLPPEESKADAITCQLITDDEKQAPPLLDQQASKYLQEDELIEQEEELLATDGGQLKVGGVLVGGRKSLSAGDQDGQPPMVLAPPRNYINTQQAAEQLIEVLIKAASKQDGGQVDRLSKEKLEKLNLSPDMVDQWEQEMMERAGDKGWQLEIVGDVDDAQRHLRGWMHEDEEDDDGGLADQQATAAKGAKEKGNVKTETTKAAEKKKKKSGGKKDDEGSEEQFFKEEL, from the exons ATGCGCCGTCTACAGCTATCGCTTTTGGCAGCCTTGCCGCTGTGCAGGGCCAAATCTCGGGCCTTTAGCATCCACGAGGACCTACTGGCCTATCCGCAG TTCGAGGTCGTCTTCTCCGACCACTTCATCTCGGAACAGGATGCGCAATCCCTACTCGAATACAACATTGAGCATCCGACGTACTCGGCCGAGTTCTCGCAGCCCACAATCAGCGACGCCAGCGGCAACCAGGGCCATCAAGATGGGCGCTATCGTGGCGGCTTGCCTCTCACATACGAGGTCATGAACATGCCGCCGCATCGCTACCTCTGCGCCATCCCGATCATCGAACCCCCGTCCCCCGAGAATCAAACCGCGaccgagctggccaaggcggaggaggagcgtGAACTTGATCGAGCGGCGATTAGTGGCTGGAACCTTCTCAGCCAGCTCGAAGACACGTGCCTCTACTTCATGTCTGGATGGTGGAGCTACAGGTTCTGCAACAATCGCGAGATTGTGCAGTTCCACGCTCTCCCTTCGACTCCCATGGGAAAGCCTCCCCAGCGCGACCCCCATGCGGCGCAGTACATTTTGGGCCAAGCTTCCCTCCCCGATGGCTCCGACCTGGACGCGGAATCTAGCTCTGGTGAAACCAAGTCACCGGCCGAGCTACAAGTCAAAGGCGATCAACGATATCTGGTGCAGAAACTCGAAGGGGGAACTATATGCGATCTGACAGGGAGACCGCGCACAATTGAGGTGCAGTACCATTGTGTTCCAGGGATGCAAAACGACAAGATTGGCTGGATCAAGGAGGTCACGATATGCGCCTACGTCATGGTGGTCAACACTCCGAGACTGTGCGGCGATGTTGCCTTTTTGCCTCCCGAGGAGAGCAAGGCAGATGCCATTACGTGCCAGCTTATTACCGACGATGAGAAACAGGCTCCTCCGCTTCTTGATCAGCAAGCATCCAAGTATTTGCAGGAGGATGAGCTGAtagagcaagaagaggaattgcTAGCGACCGATGGCGGCCAATTGAAAGTTGGCGGCGTGCTCGTTGGTGGACGCAAATCCCTCTCTGCTGGCGATCAGGATGGCCAGCCTCCCATGGTACTGGCGCCCCCTCGAAACTACATCAACACCCAGCAAGCCGCGGAGCAGCTCATCGAGGTGCTCATCAAGGCTGCCAGCAAGCAGGACGGTGGCCAAGTCGACCGGCTcagcaaggagaagctcgagaagctgaaTCTCAGTCCCGACATGGTCGATCAATGGGAGcaagagatgatggagagagcaGGCGACAAGGGGTGGCAGCTGGAGATTGTGGGCGATGTCGACGATGCGCAGAGACATCTCCGAGGATGGATgcatgaagatgaagaggacgacgacggcggCTTGGCGGATCAGCAGGCTACCGCGGCTAAGGGagccaaagaaaagggtAATGTCAAGACCGAGACCACCAAGgcggcggagaagaagaagaagaagagcggcggGAAGAAGGATGACGAAGGGAGCGAAGAGCAGTTCTTCAAGGAGGAGCTATAG